A portion of the Paenibacillus marchantiae genome contains these proteins:
- a CDS encoding glycoside hydrolase family 125 protein — protein MKSDITAIKETIERVTSKLSHRPKLAQLFQNCYPNTLETTFQQLEDGTAFVITGDIPAMWLRDSSAQVRHYIGDAVKDSELADMIKGVIRKQMFYINLDPYANAFNREGNNHGHKDDITEHNPWVWERKYEIDSLCYPIQLAYLFWKANGDIEIFDDVFQEAVLNILDLWTKEQRHEQSPYTFERLNCPETDTLSYGGRGTPVAYTGMTWSGFRPSDDACTYGYLVPANMFAAVALRYIVEINKDVLRHQDIGRRSQLLLDEIEEGIQTYAITEHPVYGRIYAYETDGMGNYNLMDDANVPSLLSLPYLGYCKADDPVYLNTRRFILSKDNPYYFAGEKAKGIGSPHTPHNYIWHIALAMQGLTTEDPEELEQLLVLLETTDADTGFMHEGFDVNDPGKFTRPWFAWANSICSELIMKYVDEGE, from the coding sequence ATGAAATCTGACATCACCGCTATCAAGGAGACGATTGAACGTGTAACAAGCAAGCTTTCCCACCGCCCCAAACTGGCGCAGCTGTTTCAGAACTGTTATCCCAACACGCTGGAGACCACCTTTCAGCAACTTGAAGACGGAACGGCTTTTGTAATTACGGGAGATATACCGGCAATGTGGCTGAGAGATTCCTCTGCCCAGGTGCGGCACTATATTGGCGATGCCGTGAAGGACTCCGAGCTAGCTGATATGATCAAAGGGGTAATCCGCAAGCAAATGTTTTACATTAATCTGGACCCGTATGCGAATGCGTTCAACCGCGAAGGCAATAATCACGGCCACAAGGACGATATTACCGAACATAATCCTTGGGTGTGGGAACGCAAATACGAGATCGACTCCCTATGTTACCCGATACAGCTGGCGTATCTGTTCTGGAAGGCAAACGGCGATATTGAGATTTTCGACGATGTTTTTCAGGAAGCAGTTTTGAATATCCTCGATCTGTGGACAAAAGAACAGCGCCACGAGCAATCTCCGTACACGTTTGAGCGATTGAACTGCCCGGAGACGGATACGCTGAGTTATGGTGGGCGCGGCACGCCTGTAGCTTATACCGGGATGACCTGGAGCGGCTTCCGTCCAAGCGATGATGCTTGCACTTACGGGTATCTGGTTCCGGCGAATATGTTCGCTGCCGTGGCTCTGCGCTATATTGTGGAGATTAATAAAGATGTACTACGACATCAGGATATCGGCCGCCGGTCCCAGCTGCTGCTGGATGAGATCGAAGAAGGCATTCAGACGTATGCGATCACGGAGCATCCCGTATATGGACGAATCTATGCTTATGAGACGGACGGAATGGGCAACTACAATCTGATGGACGACGCGAATGTGCCCAGCCTGTTGTCCCTTCCTTATCTTGGATATTGCAAGGCCGATGATCCGGTGTACTTGAACACCCGACGGTTTATTCTGAGTAAGGATAATCCCTATTATTTTGCTGGTGAAAAAGCAAAGGGGATTGGCAGTCCGCATACCCCGCATAATTACATCTGGCATATTGCCTTGGCGATGCAAGGGCTGACTACCGAGGACCCTGAAGAGCTGGAACAGTTGCTGGTTCTGCTGGAGACAACAGATGCCGATACCGGGTTTATGCATGAAGGTTTTGATGTCAATGATCCCGGGAAATTCACCAGACCTTGGTTCGCCTGGGCCAACTCCATTTGCAGTGAGCTGATAATGAAATATGTCGATGAAGGAGAATAA
- a CDS encoding SDR family NAD(P)-dependent oxidoreductase: protein MDLGLKDKIALITGGSKGIGLETAVVLASEGAKVAIVARNEEALQAAAKRIKQTTGTDALVISADISVEAEVRGVVEQTVQHFGGLDILINNAGTAAANPFEEVSSESWYSDLDLKLLGAVHSSKAAVSHMRQRGGGSILNVTATVGKTPSASSLPTSVSRAAGLALTKAMSKDLAKDNIRVNAVCIGLIRSDQIERMWKASAPEQSWEEFASNPIHGIPLKRIGQTEEAAKVIAFLVSGAASYVTGTAVNIDGGTSSVL from the coding sequence ATGGATTTAGGATTAAAGGATAAAATAGCACTAATAACAGGCGGTAGCAAAGGAATTGGACTAGAGACAGCAGTTGTTCTAGCATCGGAAGGCGCAAAGGTGGCAATCGTTGCCCGCAACGAAGAGGCGCTTCAAGCTGCGGCGAAACGTATTAAGCAAACGACAGGGACAGATGCACTGGTCATCTCTGCAGATATTTCAGTAGAAGCAGAGGTACGAGGTGTGGTAGAGCAGACTGTACAGCATTTCGGTGGATTGGATATTTTGATTAACAATGCTGGAACGGCTGCGGCTAATCCGTTTGAAGAGGTTAGCAGCGAAAGCTGGTATTCAGATCTGGATTTGAAATTGTTAGGAGCAGTCCACAGTTCTAAGGCAGCAGTATCTCATATGCGTCAAAGAGGTGGCGGTTCCATCCTTAATGTGACGGCGACTGTAGGGAAGACACCATCTGCATCATCTTTGCCAACATCAGTCAGTCGGGCGGCAGGACTTGCACTAACGAAGGCCATGAGCAAAGACCTCGCCAAGGACAATATTCGTGTTAACGCCGTGTGCATCGGTCTGATTCGTAGCGATCAGATTGAGCGGATGTGGAAGGCTTCAGCACCAGAGCAGAGTTGGGAGGAGTTCGCTTCTAACCCCATTCACGGTATCCCACTCAAGAGAATAGGTCAAACAGAAGAGGCGGCAAAAGTGATTGCTTTTCTTGTGTCGGGTGCAGCCTCTTATGTAACAGGAACTGCCGTGAACATAGATGGTGGTACATCCTCTGTATTATAA
- a CDS encoding dihydrofolate reductase family protein — protein MRKLVLFLHASLDGFVEGPNGEMDIGWVSYDADLEKHAKEILSTADTVIWGRGTYQMMHSYWPSVPSNPEASQHERNHAEWIENTAKIVFSTTLEKVEWNNSRLVKENVEEEINNLKQQPGKDMVILGSPRFAHHLMQLDLIDEYKITVSPVLIGKGLPLFQGLKEMVNLKLIENKTFDSGAIGLVYQTR, from the coding sequence ATGAGAAAACTCGTTCTATTTCTGCACGCATCTCTTGACGGTTTTGTAGAAGGGCCAAACGGTGAAATGGATATTGGCTGGGTTTCCTACGATGCTGATTTGGAGAAACACGCGAAAGAAATTCTGAGTACTGCCGACACTGTCATTTGGGGGCGTGGGACTTATCAGATGATGCACAGTTACTGGCCATCTGTACCTTCAAACCCAGAAGCTTCGCAGCATGAACGGAATCATGCCGAGTGGATCGAAAACACAGCCAAAATCGTTTTTTCCACGACGCTGGAGAAAGTTGAATGGAATAATTCCAGACTCGTGAAAGAAAATGTCGAGGAAGAGATCAATAACCTCAAACAGCAGCCAGGCAAGGATATGGTCATCCTCGGTAGTCCTAGGTTCGCACACCATCTTATGCAGCTTGATTTAATTGATGAGTATAAGATTACGGTTTCTCCTGTCCTGATCGGTAAAGGATTGCCGTTATTTCAAGGTCTCAAGGAGATGGTCAATCTTAAGCTAATCGAAAACAAGACCTTTGATTCTGGAGCCATAGGCCTCGTTTACCAGACACGGTAA